Sequence from the Natronomonas marina genome:
CGCGCTGTTTCGTGTCCTCGTCGTCGAATGGCCGGTCGAATGGGGGTGGACCGTCGCGACGAGCGTCGTCAGACATACTTCGACCAACGGGTCAATCCAACATATTTCTTCTGAAGCCAAATTATATTTTTTAAGTTCCGTATTGTCGGGTCGACGACCCAAGCCAGTTTGCTTACAGAACCACGAGGCGAAGACTCCAGGCTTTACCGTAGTTGCTGACGTGGGGGAGAGTCGATTGTCGTCGCGGACGCTGTCTCGATATGGTCGAACAGCCGACTGGCGCTGTGTGGACGGCTGCTGATACACTTCGAGCAAGCAGACGAGCGGCGAGACATCGTCGTTCGAATACTCGATCGGTGAAAGCCGTCACCGGTACGGTCCGTTTCAGACCTCCGAGCCCACTGACCGATGGCTACACGCAGGCCGTCTAGTCGCCCCCAACGGCACTCACCCCGTCCTGGCCGAACTGTCGAGCATCGAGCGCGCCACCACACCGCCCGACCTGCTCGGGGCCGCCATCGAGTTGATCTACGACGCCCGGCCGGGCGACACCCGCCACTCGGCTGCCGGCAGCTCGATGGCCCGGGACCGCTCTGAGTCCAAGGCCGAGGACTATCGACGGACCGAGCCAGCAAGTCAGTCCGACCGGCGAGCGGGACCCTACCAGCGAGGTCTCCTGATCCCACATCTTGGGGAGCCTCGCTCCCCCGCCCCCGTAGACACCGACGGGCGACCGAGGACCACTCGCCGCGGTGGCGGCCTCGTCAGCGTGCAGACCCACCAGTGCAGTAGCTTCGAAGCGGACCGACTTCGACCCGACGACGATCCGTACGTTCCTTGAGCGACTCATCGAGTACGGCACGCTTGAAGGGCGCCCCCCCCGCCATCTATACAGAGCGTCTCCTGCCTCCGCTCAGATTCTACGGGATAATCAGGACGTCAGGAGTGGCTCATTCCGAAGTAACGCCTGCGAAGACTGCGCTCCGACGGGGACTGCGATTGTTTCTGCACAGCGCGTCGTGGGAGCAAGAAGCCCCTCGCTCGCGGAGCGAGTATCCAGGGGTAGTTCACCCGTGAACACAGTTGTTCGGTCACCGGTGGATACCGATCACCGGAGTAACCGATTGATAGAGTCGCTAATGAGTTGTGATTCAATCTGAAGTAGTGTTGCTGCGTCTTCAAATATGGAGTCGTCTACCGCGTCCACAAATTGCGCCACATCGGAGTCGGAGACGTATTCCAATGCGCCAGTCTTCACGTCCGTGTAGTCTGTGACGTACCAGAGGAGGCCGTGAAGGTCAGCGAGGTCCTTCACTCGTTTGTGACGCGTATCTCTGTCCGGGAGCGAACGGATTTTCATCGCGGCCAGTAACTCTGGTGAGACGATCCGTTTCTCGGCAGACGGCGACCACGACACGTATTCTGCCAACGGCGAACCCTTGTCCGCTTCGAAGACCGGTGCCAGGAGCGGTTCGGCGGGTGGCTTGAACCCGAATACGTTTCGGAACCCGTCTAGCTCGGTGGTATCCGGAATCACATCGACATAGACTTGGAACACCTCGTGCATGCGATACTTGGTGGGTTCGGATTCGCTGATTCGATCCTGACTGTCGCGGAGGAAGTTCTGGACGAAGCCGACCCTGCTCTTCGTGTATTCCAGGTGTTCGATTGCCGAAATGGAGTTTCTACCGGTGTCGCTGGGAAGTGCTCACTAGCCCAACTCGCATCCACATGGACGTTGATATCGATGGTTCACGATCCGAATATCTGGATTCGTACGTGCTGTGACCGACTCTGGCGAAACAACTGTTTTGTAGGTGATATGAGCCACTACAGACTACTGGTTAGTCAGGACCTGTTCTGTGGAGACAAGCTGGCTTTCCTGGTTATTTTAGCTTTTCAGTCACTATTTCGATATACGGGCCGTCTATAGGCTTCCCCGAGATAGGGTGGTTCAGAACCTTGTCGTCATAGTTCCGGTCAACCTCTATTCCGTGTCCAGAAACTTCTTTTTCGTGCTCTATTGAAAATGCGGTACGGCAGTAGGATCATAACGTTTTGGCGAGCTTCTTGAGGTTGTTGAGAGCGAACAAGAGAACGATCTCACGGAACTGTCGGTACCAGAACCGCGAACGCAGGGCGGAGTCCTGTGTTCGCTTGACCGTCGAGTAGGACGTTTCTGCCATCCATCGCTGCGTGTAGCCCTTTGCCCGGATGAGTGCGTTATTCGCAGTTGCCTTCGCTGTTGAACCGCGGTAGTGAACGAGGTAGTCGATGTCCAGTGCAGCGACCTCGTACTCAGTGTGCCAGTCTTGGAAGCCGTTATCGGCGGCGACGGCCCGCAGGTCGTCCGCGTTCCGGCGGACGACCCGCGGGCCAGCCCTTGTATCGTGTTCACGCTCGATACAACAGTGGACATCCAGCACCGCCAACGATTCTGTATCGGTCAGCGTCGTCGCTTTGATCGTCTTGACGCTTCGCCCACACCGCTGGAGGTAGTGTTGTGAGGCTTGTTCCCGTTCAAAGAACGTGCTGTCTAATGCGGCGTGACCAGACTGCGGGTGTTGCTGCGCGGAGATGCGCAGCAACGCCCGCCAGACGTACATCGCGTAGCGGTCGAAGGAGTGGTAGAACGTGGTTGGATCAGGCGGTGCGTCTGGGTGGATGCCGAGCCGATCACACACCGCTGGCATGAGGCTCACTCGATCAACGAGTTCGGCGTAGCTGTGACCTTCTTCTTTGCGAATACAGTGCGCGACGATGTGGGCCTCGCGGGCAAGCCCGCCCGAGTCGGGCTTGCCCGCTCGATTCCCCAACGCTTGTTTAGCTACACGTAGTGCTGTCTCAACGAGGTCGAGCAACGCGACGCCCATAATCGCCTTCTCGACCTCATTTCCTCAAACCGTTACGGAGTAATCCTGCCGCTGTCTTCCATTTTCAATAGAGCAGTGAATACCTCTCTTGAGACAGAAATTGCCTGGAGTACAATTCCGGGTTTCAGCCGGCCACCTGTTGAAGCGACCATCTGTCTTTAGCTAAGAAGACTCGCATGAAAGCGTAGGGACGGTCGTTAGACGGAAGTTACCGGGTGCCGAGATCGAATTTGGTGTCTAAGCGGTTCTCATCCGAGTTTGTCGATTCGGCAAAACGGCAGTCACTCGACTCTGCCGGCTTAGCTAAGGACGAACGTTGAAGCGACTTAGTCTGCTTGGCACAGCGGTATTATTACATTTCGGGGGCGTTTAACCCTCAAGGGTACTGCTTCGAACCGTTCACGCCGAGACACAGCTCCGTCCGCGGCCGAAGTAATGTATCAACGCTCTTGCTCTCAAACGACACCACTCTCTGATATCACCTCCGCACATAGACATGCAGGTATAGCATCTTGGAGAACAATTTACAACAGTATTAGAGCATAGCGATACTCCGTGTGTGCGAACACAGCGCCGACACAGCACCGCTATAGCCAGACACGGGCGTCAACCGCTGTGTGAGCGCGGGCGCGCCCATCGGCGCGCTCGCCGCAGCGATCTAGCCTGCTCAGGCCTCCTGGACTGTGATATGTCACTTGCCTTGCTCCCCCTGATGGATATCAGTCTGCTGATTCAGAACGAATCGGAACTAACCATTTATTTCGGGGCAACGGCGCTCTGTGTTCGCGGAAGTTATCGGTTCCTAGATGAGTATAGCGTGTCTCCAGCCGTATCGCCGACCGATAGTGGTGTGTGCGCCGTACAGCCGCAGCGACACTCACCGCTATTCAGAGGGGTCGAAGGCGTCAAGCGCTGACTGGTTGTCGGATGCGTCACCGTCTTGGGCCCCCGATTCAGGCTCATCGGTGGCTTCGATCTCGACATTATGCTCGCGAAGAACCGTCCGCATACCGGACCGGGAGACATCCGCTAACCGAGCTGCTGTCCCAAGGCTTGCATCCTCCGTGTCGTAATTATGTACGGCTGCCGCATTGCGAGCAGCTTCGTTGCGATCGAAGTACTCCCGTAATACACACCGAACGGCATCGCTCTTGTTCTCGAAGATTCCGGCTTCGACGCTCCCTTCAACTAGTCGATGCAGGTCCTCAGGAATCGTACTCGTCGTTCGCGGCATGTGCATATATTGTATGCGGATAGGGTCCTTAGTGACAGCGGCGCTGCCTCTCGATGTTCATACATTGTATGAAAGTGCTGCAGTTTGTTCTCGCACTAGTCGACTGTGCCTGAGATTCGCTGAAACCATCCCTCTCCAACGCTCGTTTTAGTTTCGCTGCGGCGAATTCCCGAAGTGGTGATAAATATCGGTGTTTTCAGGAATATTCTAGTCGAGAACGGCCAAGTACGTGGCGTCCCAACGTAGGACCTGAGACCCCCCGAAATGGCCGACACCGATCGCCAGCCAACTGAGGAGGTTCGCCAGCCCGAGCCGCCGCTTCCCGAGGATAGCGGGCTGACGCTCGAGGAGTATCTCGCGATGCAACAGGCGATTGGCCACCCGACGCGGTTCCGGATCCTCCGCACGCTCGTCGCCAACGACGAACTGAGTGCTGCCGATCTCAAGGCCGCGGTCGATGTCGAATCCCACAATTTTCACTACCATCTCGACGAACTGGTCGACGTCGGGCTCGTCGACAAGCGCCAGCGGCGGACCGCTGACAGCCAGGGCTTCTATACGTACTACCGGCCGACGGCAATGGGGCGGGGTATTCTTGAGCACGGTGTCGAAGAGCTGATGCACCGTGAACGGGAGTTCAACGACGCCTATTCATAAGACCAGCGGAGGTTCGTCGATACGCTACTGACCAACGGAACGGAGACTGGCTGTGCTGTCGTCACAGAACGCTGGCCCCGAAAGAGTACTCCGCTCACACCACTGGATCGAGCGATTTCATCGAGAAATCAGATTTCGAGCAGTATCGCTCTGCTAGCCGCATCAAAGACCGTGTCCGCCGGATATCCGCGACATTGTGGAGGACGAGCGGCTCGAAGTTCTCCGCTTCCCACGCTTCAACCGCTTCCTTGCTGTCTGCGAACGGATCAAGCCTGGTTAACCCACTTCCGATGAGCTCTTCGTAGACGCCAGTTAGCGTCTCACCCGACGTATTGAACCGTGTCTCGAAGACATCCATCGCGTCGATGTACGGCAGTCCAGTGAACGGCCAGTCGATTTCGTGGTAACAGAGCCGTGTACGGAGGAACGGGAGGTCGAACCCGCCGTTCCATCGTTCGCCATTATATGCGACCAGTTTCGCATCGCGCTGCGCGAGTGTCGACTCAACGAACGTACTCATCTCCCACAGCAAGGCCCGTTCAGTCTGCTGGACCGATATCGAGACTGAGGTCGCCAGTTCTTCGTTGACCCGTGCTTCGAGATTTGACGGCGGTGCTTGCCCGTCCGTATTGAGAAAGATCCGGGAGCCAATATCCGTGTCGAACCCGACGACAGTCAGTTGATCGTCGACGTCAAAGCCGGTTGTCTCGATATCGAACGCAACGGTGTCGAGCCCCGTCATTCCGTGGCTCCATCCTGGTGGTGTTCCCGCTCGTGGCTCGCTTCCCGTTGTTCGAGTGCCCGTTCGAGTTCTTCGAGGCGTTCTTCGTGGTCGTCGAGGCGGGCTTCCTGTTCGAGATCGATGCTGAGCAGTGCCGGCAGCAGCGGGTTCTGGTGGTTCAACAGTCCGCACGCGTCGGCGTGCTCGCGGGCGTACTCGAACAGCCGGTCGAATCGCGGCTGGTCGCGACGCCGGAGGGCCCGCCGGAACGCCGCCCAGCGCTCTTCGATGGCCCGGAGTGCATCACGGTAGGTTGGGTTCGTACGCCCCATCGCTATTGGCCTCCAAAGCCGCCCCTCCACGCGTCCAGTAGGGGGTCCGCGGTGGCCGATACGGTCTCACCGTCAGCTGTAACGCCCGTCCCGACACCCTCCGGGGTCGGCGTCGACGACGCCGGCGTCGTCGGTTCCATACCGACCTGCGTGGCGCGTGCCGCGAGCAGCTGCTGCCAGTACGCGAGCGTCGTCTGGTAGTACGCGCCGTCGTCGACGGGGTAGACGAGCGTCTCGAAGTCCTTGCCGACGACCCGTGGCCCCATCCGGGTCTGCTCGCATTCGAGGTGGTGATCGGCAGCCCGCGCAACCGGCGCGGTGAATTCGTTTCGTTCGTTTCGGGTAACGAGCACCGGGATGTCGTACCCGTCGGCGTAGCTCCTCAATCGGGCGAGGGTTCGAGCCTGTAGCGTCTCGGCGTGGGTCTCACAGAGTGTGTCGTCGGCGCGGTACTGGGCGTCGACGGCCGGCGCGACAATCAGTGAGGGTGTGTGGGGCGACGTCTCCTCGTCGCGACCTGGTGCCCGTCGACTGGCTGCCCCGATATCGGCGGTGGACGACTGGATTATCTCGTTCACCGCTGTCGGGAGCTCACAGACGGCGCCGTAGTGCTGGTAGACGGTGAACCCGCGTGCCACGTGGATTCGGTCGAGCAACCGTTGACTAGGCGCGATTCGGGCGAGCGTGGTCGTCGTCGCGTGGCCGTTTGCGTCGACCCAGAAGGCGGGCCCGTCGTGCAGGACGAGATGGTCGAGCACGAGCGACTGCAGGAGTGGGATGCCGCGGCCGCCCTTCACATCGAGCAGTGTGATGCCGTCGTCGAGCGAGGGCAGTAGCATTTCGCCCGTCGGCGGATCGGCCTGGTCAGCGAGGGACCGATTACGGTCAGCGCCCCGTGTCGGCTGATCCGCTACCAATCGATTCGATGTTGTGTGTTTTCGCATACCCGATTCGTTGTCCCCATCCCCGATAAGCCGCGGCGTGGTGTTTCCGCGTTTCAGGAAAGGGATGAGATGGAAGCGAACCCCAGTTCAGTCTCTGTATTTTCTGAATCGATCGACCGATTCCGAGATCGTTTCCTGAATTGCCAGTGGTTCATGCTACTGTCTTTAACCAACAAACCGTCTTCTATTGGGTCGCACGTTGGTTAACCAACATCGTGTTGGCTAACATTTACTTTTGACTCCGATAGGGGAGCGTCGTAACGTCGAAGGTGTCGTAATGTCGGTCGTACGTGAGGATGTGATCGACCTCTAACTCGGCCATGTGTGACGCGACGATGAAATCAGTCAGGGAAGCATCGAGGTCGGTCCATTCAATAAACGTGTCCGTCGCATCACCGAATACCTCCGGAGTAACTGATTCGAGTTGATAGAGATCACTCTTATCGAGCGTCGTCAGAAACGTCGCGGCGTTTCGCATCGACGCCTGTTTTTTGAGGCGGGTCGCAGCTTCGTCGACGATATGGTCGTTCACGACCAGTCGTCGATATGGGAGATCACCGTCGCGGACAAAATCCATGAATGCACGTGAGATGGGATGCATCTGATCCTGCGGATTGAACAGCGCATAGAGGAACTTCGGGCCACAGACGACTTGGTGACGTATCGAACCCGGTCGAAAGTGTTCAGCGGTCACCGTGCCAATCGGTGTCTCAACTGGTTCTGCCATCAGAGTTAGGAGTTTGAGGAGGGGTCCTCAGCGAGAGCGAACGATTCATCGTTGCCGTGCCACTCCTCAACGAGATCGTCTTCTTCTCTGGCGTCTGTCTGTGCTGTCCGTGGGAGCGACGAATTATCGAGCTCATCGAGAACTGTAAAGGCTGCATCGTTCGGATCGGCCTGTTGTTGACGTTCGACCCACTCAATCAACGCCTCGTGACTGGCTTCTTTGAGCGACAGTCCGTGTTCCTCAGCGAATTCTCGAAATCGCTCGTACTCCTCCTCGCTCAACTCAGTTTGGACGTGTTTGGTATCGTTGCTACTCATCCTGACCCTCCTGATGTCGTGCGGATGTAGCGTCTCATGAAGCATAAGATGTTCGCATGTAATAGTTCATAAAATAGAGCTCGACTAGAGCCCTCCACAGTTTGAAAGTGTGCCAGCTGTACCCGAAAGATGATCTGGATGCCTACGAGATCCCGACGCGAGTCAACAACCTCGGCAACAACGATCCCCAGGTCATCGAGCCGCTGGACCACGAGCAATCGGGCCTCGGCGAATTCAGTTCGTGATAGGTGACGGCGTCACGGTCACTACATCGGCGATGCGGTTGCCGAATCGACGAGCGAGTACTCTCGGTCCCGACTCGTCCCCTCCGCCTCGAGGAGGTTGTACTGCTCCATCTTTGAGAGGTACGTGCGGACGGTGCGTTTCGTCCGGGGGTCGTCAACTGCCTCGGAATAGTACTCGTGAATCTTGCTCGGTCCGAGAGGCCCGTGGTCGCGGACGATATCGTAGACGACGCGCTGGTGCGGGGTGAGTGAATCGAGGCTCTTCTGCTTGATCTGGGCGCGAGCATCCTCGGCGGCATCGAGGAGCATATCGTCGGTGATGCGCTCGTGGTGCTCGCGATCGGCCGTGCTAGCCGCTGTTCGAAGGATGCCGATGGCGAGGCGGGCGTCGCCGGCGGCCGCATCAGCAATGCGATAGAGCTGGTTGTCAGTGATGACGTCCTCGTCGAGGCCCCACTTCACGCGGGCGCTCAGGATGTCGAAGAGTTGCTCGTCGTGGTACCTGTCCATCCTGACGTGCTCGCTGGATCGGAGCCGACTCACGAGGCGGTCGTCGACGCGACTGAACAGCTCTTCTTCGGTGTTCGCGATGCAGATGATCGCGAACTGCGGGAGGCTGTGGAGGTCGTAGATGACGCCCGGGTCCTCCAGTTGGTCGACCTCGTCGAGGATGACGACCGTTCGCGGGCCGTCGTGCTGCTGGAGGCGGTCGACGAGTTCGTCGTGCGGCGTCGACTGTCGGTGGATGTCGATGGTGGCGCCGAGGTCGTCGAGGATCTGGTAGAGGGTCCGGAATCGGGTGTAGTTGCGCCAGCAGTTGACGTAGGTGGCCTCGACGTCGAGGACCTCTTCGCGGAGCCGTTCGGTGACGAACTTGGAGATACAGGTCTTGCCGGCGCCGCTGGGGCCGGTGACGAGAGCGGTGTCGGCGGGTTCGCCGTTCGTGATGGGTTCGAGGACGCTGGAGAGGTGGTTGACCTCGGCGTCGCGGTGCTCGACCTCCCGAGGGACGAACCCGGCACGGAGGACGCGAGCATCGCGTATCATCTATACTTGGTAGGTGGATTTTCAGGCTAGTCATAAAAACGTGACCGGGTCGTTTCCGGAAAATCTACTTCGCCCCTATCTGGCAAGATAGACGTAGCGCTGTGGTGCGACTCTGTATAAAATAGCTGTTTCCGGGAATCTCTTATTTGATGTAATTTAAACCAACTGTCAAGATGGTGCTGGCAGTCGCTACTTGTATCGTCGGGATTAACACTTGATCGACCCCGGCGGCATTATCCGTACCGCTCAGTGGGCCGGTTAGCCTTGATTTCCGACCATGCCGTCTAGAATCCACAGGCACTACGCCTTTCGGTCCTGATGTGTGAGCGATAGGTCTCGCTCTCATACGCTTGCTCGTACTGTTTCGAGAAGAATGACCTCCGTTGCTCGACGCGTCGTAATTAACGCGACTGCCTCCGAACCGGGACCCGATAGAGCGGTCCCTCAGGGAGACCGTCGGCGATCAGTTCCAGTCCTTCGATACTCCAACGATGTCACCGGAGTGAGACCGGTTGTCTCGCACCGAATGGCTGCTGGTCGGCGACGGTGGTCCGGACCGACCGTCCGGTCTAAGATTTCCGCGTCTCATCGCAAGAGGGGTCCTCAAAAACGTTCTTTGAGGCGTTAGGAGAAATGCCACGCGCTTAGCGGTGCGTGTTCAACCGCGTTCTACCGAGGAAACAAGGCGAGGGGCTCAACCCCGAGACGGTCCACGGACTGGCCCACGAAGAGCACCGGTCCCATCTCGGCCGTGACTTTCGAGAACTGAAACTGAACGCGACTATATCACTGCTGGGACCGTTCTGGAAAGTATAGGAGTTTCAGAAAGACATGACAGTCGGGTTAGAATCTAATCGGGGGCCCTGATGGCCACTTCGCAACCCGTCCATGATGCGTGGGCCGGGCATCTCTCCGAACCACTGGAGTGGTACCTGCTGTGGGGCATCGCGCTACTGACGTACGGCGTTGGTGACGGTCTGTCCACGATCGCCATTATCTCCACTCCGGGCGTTGTCGAGACGAATGTGCTGATTCGGTGGCTCGTCGGCATGTATGGACACGCCGGATTGATCGGCCTGAAGCTCACCGTATTTTTTGTATGTCTCGGCGTCAGCCTCTACGGGAGTCGTATCGAACGCGACGCAGTACTGTACTACGCCCCGATGGTACTGCTCGCAGTCGTGGGAGTGTTCACCACTGCGGTCAATATCGGGCTTCTCTGGGCCTGATCACTCGGCGTCGGGATTGCTCGACCCCGTCACTCCTGACGAGGGATCACTCGACGTGTCCCCACTGTCACCACCCTCCTGTTCATCCGGCGTGTCCGGAGTCACACTCGGTTCGTCAGGCGTCGGTGTGTCCGTGGCCGGCGGTGCTGTGTCTGTGGCCGCTGGTGACGGCGTCGTCCCGTTCGGCGACGATGTCGGCGGTGCGTCGCCCGACGGTTCCGTCGGCGTTGGCGTCGATTCCACCGGGCCCAGAGTACCCGACTGGTCTTCGTTCACGAACGGGACGATGCCGAGTCCCGCACCGAGCAGCACGACTATCACCAGCACCAGGAGGATGCCTCGGCGTCGCGAATCCTGGTCGTCCTTTGAACGGACCATCTACCGAGCTCGCAGTGTGATTACTGCCCGCCTCCGCTCGCTCCAGTGTTGGAATCTCCAGTGACTCCACTCCCTGCTTTTTGATTCTCGACGGTGACGTCGAACGCGGCCGTCGTGCTGATGACCGCGGGATGTGAGTCAGCGACGGCCTGAAGCGCGTCGTAATTGTTTTCAGCCGGGCTGCCGGCTCCGTTATCCTCTATCGAGGGATATCCGTCGTTCCCGTCCATAACTAGGACGGAGTTCCCACCATTGTCGCTCTTGATGTCCGATGGCCGAACGTTCTCGAGGTGGGGATCTTCCCTGGCAGCTGTAGGCACGTCGCCATTGTAATCGTTCGACAGGTCGCCCGAGACGAAGTACTGCACCGCACTTTCGTTGATGGTCTGCAGCGCGAACGTGTAGCGGAGTTCTACGCTGGTTGTCGTGGAGGAATCATCCTGGCCCGTGTCGAACTGGTCGGTCCCCGACGCGGCTCCGTAATATCCGCTCGCTGCCCCCGGGAAGTTGTTGACCAGCGGCAGGCTGCCGCCGTTGTTGGTGAGCGTGGATGAGCCGGTCTCTGCGGGCTCACCTTCCGGCTTGGCGATTCTCCCATTGTCGAGCTCTGTGTAGGCATCGTCAGCGGACCCGACCGACCCGCCGCCGAGATAGGAGTCAGAGTCAACGCCACTCGGGTATCCCGACGCACTGCTGTAGTCGGGCCGCCCGAGTTCGTTGGCGATCTGAATGGATCGCGGAAGTGATCGGGGGTCCTCACCAACAGCACTGCGATCCTGTGATGACTGCAACATTATATCACTAATCTTGTCGGTGTACTCAAAGTGCCCGGTCGTTCCAGGTTTTGTCCTGGTGACGCCGGGCAACGCACCGGGCGTCAGCCACGGCGTCGAGCGGAACACCGGCGACCAGTCGGTCTGGGAGCCGACTCTGGCTTCCATGACGTAGAACACTTTGCCGATGGCGGTGTCGAAGTTCTCCCACTCGACGCGGAACGTCGGGTCGATCGTGACCTTCGACAGGTCCCCCCGATCGTTGGCCACGGAGGACGGGTTGGTCGCACTGATAGCGACGTTGAGCGCGGCACCCCGTCCGGAAAGCATGTACGACCCCAGTCCTGCACCGGTAGCGACTACGCCGGCCGTACCGAGTGTTCTCAATGCTGTGCGTCGATCGATGTGGAGGCTGCGGCCTCTTTCATCATCGTTCGTCATTGCAAATTCCCCATTTTTTTACGCGAACCAACCAGAGTCGGCCGATCGCCGATTGGATGGTGTAACCGCTAAATGCCCATACTGCTATTGAAGATTTATCCTAGAATATCTTGGGCTTTATATTCACACCGCCCGATACCATTAGTTCTACAATAATATATTCTATAGGGCGTGAAATTTTTGATTGCCGAGAATTTTTTCAAGGATTCGGGCAATTTTGCTGGTTGTGGGGTGCTTCGCAGTTTATAGAGTTTTATTTTATTCTTTAACTGTGATTAAATATATATTCTATTAATATTATCCACTCTCCCAAGGTCACGGAGTGCAGAGCCAGTCGAGACACCGATCGGAAGAATCACGCCCGAACACTTCCGGCTTGGTCACGTTCGACACAAAGCTGTCGTCGGCCCGATGTTTCTGTATACGCTGTTCAGTCCTCGCGATCAGATGGATTCAGTCTCACGGGCGTTCTTGACCTCCTCCCCGCGCTGGCTGTCGTCGGTGGTTCCGCACGACGCACACGACTTCGAGGTATCGCGTTCGTTCACGCGCTCGACGTCGACGGCTCACTCGTCGTCGATCTCAAGCCAGCGCTGCAGGCCGAGCGCTGACTCCCCCTCTCGTTGACGCTGCGTAAAGTACCTCGTCTCTCATTGGGATCGGGCTGGTTGACAGTGGCCCTCACCGATGGTCGTCGATCCATTCACAGAACGCCTCGAAATCCGCTGCGCCGGCATCGTCGGCGATATCGTGGAGTGTCCCGATACTGATCGAATCGAATCGTGGGCCGGAACGGTCACCACGCGTGCATCCGTATTCTCGTGGGATTCTGGTGGGTTCCAGCGCAGAATGAGATGATCACCCGTCGTCCGGACGTGCCTGAACCCCCCGACATTCACCAGTACCTTGTACACATCCTCACCGGAAAAGTCCCGCGTCACCATCGCGACGCTACTGCAACACGTCGGGCAGGTCGTCACTCTGTTCGCCTGCTGTCTGGGGATCAACACCCAGGTCACGAATCTCCTCGTCGGTCGGCGCACGCCCTCCGTCACCGTCGATGGCCTCGACGACGGCGTCGAGATCGTCGAGTGCTGCCGCCCGACTCTGCCCCTGGGCGGTCACCTCCGCACGGAGGTCACGAGCCGTCCACTGTCCATCCGGGTTCTTCACTAACCGGATTTCTCGATCAGGAGTGTCGACATCGCCCGCGTCGACTCGCGACATACCCATGGTACTTCGCCAAGATGCAAAACGCTTCGGGAGCCACCAGAAACAGGTGTGGTCATCGAGCAAGACGAACGCACACTGAGCATCTGATTCGGCAGGGACCCTCCTACTGGACAGCGGCCCATGCTCCATCCGTCCTCTCTATTCAGCAGCCGGGACCTGACAGATATTAGGTAGCTACCGGGTCAGTCTGATATAGCAATCCACTACACCGGCCGATCCGCGGCTTGCCGGACGGGTGTGTGAGTCGTTCTATGACATCCTCTACTCGCACTGTCAGTTCTTGGCAACGATTTCTTTATTTATATCTATGTGTGAAATCAACTACCGAGAAATCTGTTTAACTCAGCAAATTCATCGGGAGAGAGGACCGCTTCGGTATCAAACGCATCAAATCGTTCGAAGTCGTCATCGATTGTCAGCACAGTATTCACCCCTTCGTCGATGGCGACCTGGG
This genomic interval carries:
- a CDS encoding UPF0175 family protein yields the protein MHMPRTTSTIPEDLHRLVEGSVEAGIFENKSDAVRCVLREYFDRNEAARNAAAVHNYDTEDASLGTAARLADVSRSGMRTVLREHNVEIEATDEPESGAQDGDASDNQSALDAFDPSE
- a CDS encoding transposase; protein product: MGVALLDLVETALRVAKQALGNRAGKPDSGGLAREAHIVAHCIRKEEGHSYAELVDRVSLMPAVCDRLGIHPDAPPDPTTFYHSFDRYAMYVWRALLRISAQQHPQSGHAALDSTFFEREQASQHYLQRCGRSVKTIKATTLTDTESLAVLDVHCCIEREHDTRAGPRVVRRNADDLRAVAADNGFQDWHTEYEVAALDIDYLVHYRGSTAKATANNALIRAKGYTQRWMAETSYSTVKRTQDSALRSRFWYRQFREIVLLFALNNLKKLAKTL
- a CDS encoding ribonuclease H-like domain-containing protein, encoding MTGLDTVAFDIETTGFDVDDQLTVVGFDTDIGSRIFLNTDGQAPPSNLEARVNEELATSVSISVQQTERALLWEMSTFVESTLAQRDAKLVAYNGERWNGGFDLPFLRTRLCYHEIDWPFTGLPYIDAMDVFETRFNTSGETLTGVYEELIGSGLTRLDPFADSKEAVEAWEAENFEPLVLHNVADIRRTRSLMRLAERYCSKSDFSMKSLDPVV
- a CDS encoding nucleotidyl transferase AbiEii/AbiGii toxin family protein; its protein translation is MHEVFQVYVDVIPDTTELDGFRNVFGFKPPAEPLLAPVFEADKGSPLAEYVSWSPSAEKRIVSPELLAAMKIRSLPDRDTRHKRVKDLADLHGLLWYVTDYTDVKTGALEYVSDSDVAQFVDAVDDSIFEDAATLLQIESQLISDSINRLLR
- a CDS encoding type II toxin-antitoxin system VapC family toxin, yielding MAEPVETPIGTVTAEHFRPGSIRHQVVCGPKFLYALFNPQDQMHPISRAFMDFVRDGDLPYRRLVVNDHIVDEAATRLKKQASMRNAATFLTTLDKSDLYQLESVTPEVFGDATDTFIEWTDLDASLTDFIVASHMAELEVDHILTYDRHYDTFDVTTLPYRSQK
- a CDS encoding type II toxin-antitoxin system HicB family antitoxin — its product is MSRVDAGDVDTPDREIRLVKNPDGQWTARDLRAEVTAQGQSRAAALDDLDAVVEAIDGDGGRAPTDEEIRDLGVDPQTAGEQSDDLPDVLQ
- a CDS encoding winged helix-turn-helix domain-containing protein, with translation MADTDRQPTEEVRQPEPPLPEDSGLTLEEYLAMQQAIGHPTRFRILRTLVANDELSAADLKAAVDVESHNFHYHLDELVDVGLVDKRQRRTADSQGFYTYYRPTAMGRGILEHGVEELMHREREFNDAYS
- a CDS encoding Cdc6/Cdc18 family protein yields the protein MIRDARVLRAGFVPREVEHRDAEVNHLSSVLEPITNGEPADTALVTGPSGAGKTCISKFVTERLREEVLDVEATYVNCWRNYTRFRTLYQILDDLGATIDIHRQSTPHDELVDRLQQHDGPRTVVILDEVDQLEDPGVIYDLHSLPQFAIICIANTEEELFSRVDDRLVSRLRSSEHVRMDRYHDEQLFDILSARVKWGLDEDVITDNQLYRIADAAAGDARLAIGILRTAASTADREHHERITDDMLLDAAEDARAQIKQKSLDSLTPHQRVVYDIVRDHGPLGPSKIHEYYSEAVDDPRTKRTVRTYLSKMEQYNLLEAEGTSRDREYSLVDSATASPM